One Halocalculus aciditolerans DNA segment encodes these proteins:
- a CDS encoding DUF981 family protein gives MRSGLSLQPAAENAITPYNPLVVALVLVAAGAALGALFLVREARDAHGPDDRQSFAWLFGLVGGVALLVSGEIFWANWAGFPASQYTELFGVAQTLYALVMLSAAFTVYHDIDVRPFAWVTAVAGVLLLQGARAILSFGLTLSPTVSAAIWLSAGLGALVLLPAAYADAESTARTALVYLAAALFVVLAAASLGMGVEAHYGHIAEAVAN, from the coding sequence ATGCGCAGTGGACTGTCGCTCCAGCCGGCCGCAGAGAACGCCATCACCCCCTACAACCCGCTCGTCGTAGCGCTCGTGCTCGTCGCCGCCGGCGCGGCGCTCGGCGCGCTCTTCCTCGTCCGCGAGGCGCGCGACGCCCACGGTCCGGACGACCGCCAGTCCTTCGCGTGGCTCTTCGGGCTCGTCGGCGGCGTCGCCCTCCTCGTCTCCGGCGAGATCTTCTGGGCGAACTGGGCGGGCTTCCCCGCGAGCCAGTACACGGAACTCTTCGGCGTCGCGCAGACGCTCTACGCGCTCGTGATGCTTTCCGCCGCCTTCACCGTCTACCACGACATCGACGTCCGCCCGTTCGCGTGGGTGACCGCCGTCGCCGGCGTCCTCCTCCTCCAGGGCGCTCGTGCCATCCTCAGCTTCGGGCTGACGCTCTCCCCGACCGTCTCCGCCGCTATCTGGCTCTCAGCCGGTCTCGGCGCACTCGTCCTCCTCCCCGCCGCCTACGCCGACGCGGAATCGACCGCCCGCACCGCCCTCGTCTATCTGGCCGCCGCGCTCTTCGTCGTGCTCGCCGCCGCGAGCCTCGGAATGGGCGTCGAAGCCCACTACGGCCATATCGCAGAAGCAGTCGCGAACTAG
- the tpiA gene encoding triose-phosphate isomerase yields the protein MFILINLKAYPRDPVAIAEAAADVDAETDATIAVAPQTADLAAVAETGVETWAQHVSPVGHGSHTGSSLAERAAEAGAAGTLLNHSERRLKLADIDGSLAAAERAGLDTVVCANNPDQVAAAAALGPDAVAVEPPELIGTGTPVSQADPDVVEDAVAAARAVDDAVDVYCGAGISTGEDVAAARDLGSTGVLLASGVAKADDPAAALRDLVTDV from the coding sequence ATGTTCATCCTGATCAACCTGAAGGCGTATCCCCGTGACCCGGTAGCCATCGCTGAGGCCGCCGCCGACGTCGACGCGGAGACGGACGCGACAATCGCGGTCGCGCCGCAGACGGCGGACCTCGCGGCGGTCGCCGAGACCGGCGTGGAGACGTGGGCGCAACACGTCTCGCCCGTCGGTCACGGGAGTCACACGGGCAGTTCGCTGGCGGAGCGCGCCGCCGAGGCGGGCGCGGCGGGCACGCTCCTGAATCACTCCGAGCGCCGCCTGAAACTCGCGGACATCGACGGCTCGCTCGCCGCCGCGGAGCGCGCCGGCCTCGACACGGTCGTCTGCGCGAACAACCCCGACCAGGTCGCCGCGGCCGCGGCGCTCGGCCCGGACGCCGTCGCCGTCGAACCCCCCGAACTCATCGGCACCGGCACGCCCGTGAGCCAGGCCGACCCCGACGTCGTCGAGGACGCCGTCGCCGCCGCCCGCGCCGTCGACGACGCCGTCGACGTGTACTGCGGCGCGGGCATCTCGACCGGCGAGGACGTCGCCGCCGCCCGCGACCTCGGCTCCACCGGCGTCCTGCTCGCGTCCGGCGTCGCCAAAGCCGACGACCCCGCGGCCGCCCTCCGCGACCTCGTCACGGACGTCTAG
- a CDS encoding multiprotein bridging factor aMBF1 encodes MIKVSRRPPYDSSRPRTPRIGPARRAIYERARGREGMAQCEMCGKDVASPKTVKVEGAEIEVCDDCAQFGTEVKTQSSSSSSTKYSTSSSGGKSGSSSSSSAGSSSGGSSKRRRDMFDEMDELASDYDQRIKQARESEGLSQEELAMEINEKASLIRKLEHGDMLPNSKVQRKLEKKLDITLTEASSDEEEWSGGGESGGLTLGDMVKRKD; translated from the coding sequence ATGATAAAAGTATCGCGGCGTCCACCATACGACTCGTCGCGGCCCCGGACACCCCGAATCGGCCCGGCGCGGCGTGCCATTTATGAACGGGCGAGAGGTAGAGAAGGTATGGCTCAGTGTGAGATGTGCGGCAAGGACGTCGCCAGCCCGAAGACCGTGAAGGTCGAAGGCGCGGAGATCGAGGTGTGCGACGACTGCGCGCAGTTCGGGACCGAGGTGAAGACTCAGTCGTCCTCTTCGTCGAGCACGAAGTACTCCACGTCGTCTTCTGGCGGGAAGTCGGGGTCTAGTTCTTCTTCGTCCGCTGGCTCGTCGTCCGGCGGCTCCTCGAAGCGCCGCCGCGATATGTTCGACGAGATGGACGAGCTCGCGTCGGACTACGACCAGCGAATCAAACAGGCTCGGGAGTCCGAGGGGCTCAGCCAGGAGGAGCTCGCGATGGAGATCAACGAGAAAGCGAGCCTCATCCGGAAGCTGGAGCACGGCGACATGCTCCCGAACTCGAAGGTCCAGCGGAAACTCGAGAAGAAACTCGACATCACGCTCACCGAGGCGTCGAGCGACGAGGAGGAGTGGTCGGGCGGCGGCGAGTCCGGCGGCCTCACGCTCGGCGACATGGTGAAGCGGAAGGACTAG
- a CDS encoding DNA polymerase Y family protein: MERADTLPGTPDDAERIVLHVDMDCFYASCERRRNPELRGEPVVVGMGYEEGETIGAVATASYEAREYGVESAQAISQALEKLPRRANAGGDATAADADDNPGDPDTGIYVPVDHDYYTEVGQEVKEIVHDLGDTVREVSIDEAYLDVTESTAWGVAEGFARHVKQRIAREVGVPASVGVAPNMSTAKLASDADKPDGLVVVPPGEVEDFLRPIDIADVHGVGPVRAREFRAMGIETAGDLADADPYELVERFGERGRELYDRARGRDPRPVEPRGKPKSLSRESAFPEPTDDTERIREQVRALADAVAERATQKDALYRTIGIKVVTPPYDVNTRADSLPGPVDDPDLLRDTALDLLTEFDGERVRKVGVRVSKLSFTSGEQASLTGFETAADASADATTGTADDAADARDDASTPEDAEGDSAPVDGQADFSDFA; this comes from the coding sequence ATGGAGCGGGCCGACACTCTCCCCGGCACGCCCGACGACGCGGAGCGCATCGTCCTCCACGTCGACATGGACTGTTTCTATGCGTCCTGCGAGCGCCGCCGGAACCCCGAGCTGCGGGGCGAGCCCGTCGTCGTCGGCATGGGCTACGAGGAGGGCGAGACCATCGGCGCGGTCGCCACGGCGTCCTACGAGGCGCGCGAGTACGGCGTCGAATCCGCTCAGGCGATCTCGCAGGCCCTGGAGAAGCTCCCGCGGCGCGCGAACGCGGGAGGCGACGCGACAGCCGCCGACGCTGACGACAACCCTGGCGACCCTGACACGGGAATCTACGTCCCCGTCGACCACGACTACTACACGGAGGTCGGACAGGAAGTGAAAGAGATCGTCCACGACCTCGGCGACACCGTCCGCGAGGTGAGCATCGACGAGGCGTACCTCGACGTGACGGAGTCGACGGCGTGGGGGGTAGCGGAGGGGTTCGCGCGCCACGTCAAACAGCGAATCGCCCGGGAAGTCGGCGTTCCGGCCTCGGTCGGCGTCGCGCCGAACATGAGCACGGCGAAGCTCGCGAGCGACGCGGACAAGCCCGACGGTCTCGTCGTCGTTCCGCCCGGTGAAGTCGAGGATTTCCTCCGGCCCATCGACATCGCGGACGTGCACGGCGTCGGGCCGGTGCGCGCGCGGGAGTTCCGCGCGATGGGTATCGAGACGGCAGGGGACCTCGCGGACGCCGACCCCTACGAGCTCGTCGAGCGCTTCGGCGAGCGCGGACGCGAACTCTACGACCGCGCTCGCGGCCGCGACCCGCGGCCCGTGGAGCCGCGCGGGAAGCCGAAGAGCCTCAGCCGCGAGTCCGCGTTCCCCGAGCCGACCGACGACACGGAGCGAATCCGCGAGCAGGTGCGCGCGCTCGCCGACGCCGTCGCGGAGCGCGCGACCCAGAAGGACGCGCTCTACCGAACCATCGGCATCAAGGTCGTCACGCCGCCCTACGACGTGAACACGCGCGCGGACAGCCTCCCCGGCCCCGTCGACGACCCCGACCTCCTCCGGGACACCGCCCTCGACCTCCTCACCGAGTTCGACGGCGAGCGCGTGCGGAAAGTCGGCGTGCGCGTCTCGAAGCTCTCCTTCACGAGCGGCGAGCAGGCGAGCCTCACCGGCTTCGAGACCGCCGCCGACGCGTCTGCTGACGCGACCACGGGGACAGCCGACGATGCGGCCGACGCACGAGACGACGCCTCCACGCCGGAGGACGCGGAGGGCGACTCCGCGCCGGTCGACGGGCAGGCGGACTTCTCCGATTTCGCGTAA
- a CDS encoding Ig-like domain-containing protein: MTAKEKRGLSPVLDVVLLVLLLVLLLVVTQALLVPVLNHQVEQAHEQRAAAELSDFDAAASAVATLGRPRSVSIDLGTTYPRRPGLLNPPPATGTVAARPLGEVAVSNVAAAGQARDYLTGTVTYNSSVVTYTPSYNEYTSAPTTYYENGMLFNRYAGETRLVTSASALVSRRTISLRLLTGNLSATSTEPTTLTVSPVSAPANTVPVTNTGDGPLTLRLPTNLDEETWRSVLRDQLAENGGYVTGLAVEQGSDGASNTLVLAFEEGETYQLAASQVTVNDETQSEPSARAKPKYAVDTYGNGTTVQPGDGQDVTVVVRDRYNNPVPNATVTASQPGNGVVTVKGDPSSTSTTTDARGRATFRYTAPDSYTGPVEEFDVSIVQPDGEQASKAETVPFVVRQQRPFNIEIVDGTVTSNAPAARVTLVGTAITYGGGADDPRVPVSVEMHVGSGRDATTVEPWPENVNDGFMADGGQRYYSITNQADGVRLSVTATADGNRVSSDTSQNRHPDMVKVLLDGDDVPAISGYGDQDDAEAFLRPYMDADGRIELKDNQAIFLFELGTTDPNSAAADYQDAVVVVTFLNAEGS; this comes from the coding sequence ATGACGGCGAAGGAAAAGCGAGGGCTGTCGCCCGTCCTCGACGTCGTGCTCCTCGTTCTCCTCCTCGTTCTCCTCCTCGTCGTCACGCAGGCGCTCCTCGTCCCCGTTCTCAACCACCAGGTCGAGCAGGCGCACGAGCAGCGCGCGGCCGCGGAGCTGAGCGACTTCGACGCCGCCGCCTCCGCCGTCGCGACGCTCGGACGCCCGCGGTCGGTCTCCATCGACCTCGGGACGACGTACCCGCGCCGTCCCGGTCTCCTCAACCCGCCGCCGGCGACGGGAACCGTCGCGGCGAGACCACTCGGGGAAGTCGCCGTCTCGAACGTCGCGGCGGCCGGACAGGCCCGCGACTACCTCACCGGCACCGTCACGTACAACTCGAGCGTCGTGACGTACACGCCGTCGTACAACGAGTACACGAGCGCGCCGACGACGTACTACGAGAACGGCATGCTCTTCAATCGGTACGCCGGTGAGACGCGGCTCGTGACGAGCGCGAGCGCGCTCGTCTCCAGGCGCACCATCTCCCTCCGTCTCCTCACCGGGAACCTCTCGGCGACGTCGACCGAACCGACGACGCTCACGGTGTCGCCGGTCAGTGCGCCCGCGAACACCGTCCCGGTGACGAACACCGGCGACGGCCCGCTGACGCTCCGCCTCCCCACGAATCTCGACGAGGAGACGTGGCGCTCCGTTCTCCGCGACCAGCTCGCCGAGAACGGCGGCTACGTCACGGGCCTCGCCGTCGAGCAGGGGAGCGACGGGGCGTCGAACACGCTCGTCCTCGCGTTCGAGGAGGGCGAGACGTACCAGCTCGCCGCGAGTCAGGTCACGGTGAACGACGAGACGCAGAGCGAGCCGTCGGCGCGCGCGAAACCGAAGTACGCCGTCGACACGTACGGTAACGGCACGACCGTCCAGCCGGGCGACGGGCAGGACGTCACGGTCGTCGTCCGCGACCGCTACAACAACCCCGTGCCGAACGCGACGGTCACCGCGAGCCAGCCGGGGAACGGCGTCGTCACCGTGAAAGGCGACCCGTCGAGCACGTCGACCACCACGGACGCGCGGGGCCGCGCGACCTTCCGCTACACCGCGCCCGACTCGTACACCGGCCCGGTGGAGGAGTTCGACGTCTCCATCGTTCAGCCCGACGGCGAGCAGGCGTCGAAAGCCGAGACCGTCCCGTTCGTCGTCCGCCAGCAGCGCCCGTTCAACATCGAAATCGTCGACGGGACCGTCACGTCGAACGCGCCCGCGGCGCGCGTCACGCTCGTCGGCACCGCCATCACGTACGGCGGCGGCGCAGACGACCCCCGCGTCCCCGTCTCCGTCGAGATGCACGTCGGGAGCGGTCGGGACGCCACGACCGTCGAGCCCTGGCCGGAGAACGTCAACGACGGGTTCATGGCGGACGGCGGCCAGCGCTACTACTCCATCACGAATCAGGCGGACGGCGTTCGCCTCTCCGTCACCGCGACCGCCGACGGGAACAGGGTGAGCTCCGACACCTCGCAGAACCGCCACCCCGACATGGTGAAGGTCTTACTCGACGGCGACGACGTTCCCGCTATCAGCGGCTACGGCGACCAGGACGACGCCGAGGCGTTCCTCCGGCCGTACATGGACGCGGACGGGAGAATCGAACTCAAGGATAATCAGGCCATCTTCCTCTTCGAGCTCGGGACGACGGACCCGAACAGCGCGGCCGCCGACTACCAGGACGCCGTCGTCGTCGTGACGTTCCTGAACGCGGAGGGGAGCTAA
- a CDS encoding GTP cyclohydrolase III codes for MTNTQVTLAQIDNYGPWTVTPNPRKEVDLQTLQSRLYADLSQLVGMHGGYVFFTRFDNMVAITNGLDLEDHARIQESIGNRYPVTLSFGIGTSTSPRDALVDATALLQEAGSAQDAERAEVLAGQTTEPTPAEDDDVHLAHFDVNDATGEYTDELDAYSTFIHIEQAYASLMRYLHDAHDGLAFFVGGDNVIAVVPDLERAAYEDAIRHVREDVDMDLKVGVGSGVTAQDAGMAAKHALEICREDGTHVEGL; via the coding sequence GTGACGAACACGCAGGTTACGCTCGCTCAGATCGACAACTACGGGCCGTGGACGGTCACCCCGAACCCGCGGAAGGAAGTCGACCTCCAGACGCTCCAGTCCCGCCTCTACGCCGACCTCTCACAGCTCGTCGGGATGCACGGCGGCTACGTCTTCTTCACGCGCTTCGACAACATGGTCGCCATCACGAACGGCCTCGACTTAGAGGACCACGCGCGCATCCAGGAGTCCATCGGGAACCGCTACCCCGTCACGCTCAGCTTCGGCATCGGCACGTCGACGTCGCCGCGCGACGCGCTCGTCGACGCCACCGCACTCCTCCAGGAGGCCGGGAGCGCACAGGACGCCGAGCGCGCCGAAGTCCTCGCCGGCCAGACCACGGAGCCGACGCCCGCGGAAGACGACGACGTCCACCTCGCGCACTTCGACGTGAACGACGCGACCGGCGAGTACACCGACGAACTCGACGCCTACTCCACCTTCATCCACATCGAGCAGGCGTACGCGAGCCTGATGCGCTACCTCCACGACGCCCACGACGGCCTCGCCTTCTTCGTCGGCGGCGACAACGTCATCGCCGTCGTCCCCGACCTCGAACGCGCCGCCTACGAGGACGCCATCCGCCACGTCCGAGAGGACGTCGACATGGACCTCAAAGTCGGCGTCGGCTCCGGCGTCACCGCCCAGGACGCCGGGATGGCCGCGAAACACGCCCTCGAAATCTGCCGGGAGGACGGCACGCACGTCGAAGGCCTGTAG